One stretch of Musicola paradisiaca NCPPB 2511 DNA includes these proteins:
- a CDS encoding tail protein X: protein MVVWALQGDTVDLLCYRHYGTSAGVTEQVIAANPGLSRQMFLTAGQAVTLPEISRSTEQETGSYGIKRSSAPE from the coding sequence ATGGTGGTCTGGGCGCTTCAGGGCGATACGGTGGATTTGCTCTGTTATCGCCATTACGGCACATCCGCCGGTGTCACCGAGCAGGTGATCGCCGCCAATCCGGGATTGAGCCGCCAGATGTTTCTGACGGCCGGGCAGGCTGTCACGCTGCCCGAAATTTCCCGCTCGACAGAACAGGAAACGGGCAGTTATGGGATTAAACGATCTTCAGCGCCTGAATGA
- a CDS encoding head completion/stabilization protein produces the protein MSLVAPKRVSDSGDVPEIDDGAAAVSAGEFWPVIVLRDLRLAARITGGITTTRLMHVTTEAVVHVTDQLASWQQTQQAAGYTALADVPAGQVNGENIKVYRFKRAVYAIARALLLEGYRDVDTTAKGDKATDTFDNQRDDLWRDARWSIADIRGAKRLFAELC, from the coding sequence ATGAGCCTGGTAGCGCCAAAACGTGTCAGCGACAGCGGCGACGTGCCGGAGATTGACGACGGCGCGGCGGCGGTCAGCGCCGGGGAGTTCTGGCCGGTAATCGTCCTGCGCGATCTGCGTCTGGCCGCCCGTATCACCGGCGGTATCACCACCACTCGCCTGATGCACGTCACCACGGAAGCGGTGGTGCATGTGACTGACCAGTTGGCGAGCTGGCAGCAGACGCAACAGGCCGCCGGATATACCGCACTGGCGGACGTTCCGGCCGGACAGGTCAACGGCGAAAACATCAAGGTGTACCGCTTCAAGCGTGCGGTTTATGCCATTGCCCGCGCGCTGCTGCTGGAGGGATACCGCGATGTGGATACCACGGCCAAAGGCGACAAGGCAACGGACACCTTTGACAACCAGCGTGACGATTTATGGCGTGATGCGCGCTGGAGTATCGCCGATATACGCGGCGCCAAACGCCTTTTTGCGGAGTTGTGCTGA
- the gpM gene encoding phage terminase small subunit codes for MLTPAQRHFQRVMAERRGQEDIETEVSRTAHEQILHRLRLHQAALKQVQSDATKAEMKKAMLPEYDGWIDGTLEGDSGRQDEVIVTLMVWAIDCQDSALALKLGRYVVEHGLSLPADKFRRDAVTVLAEEVSNPVLTLAATDDRADLSGYTAVLDEVAAIVDGKDMPDEVRAKLCKARAFSRRAAVDAQTKADALTLFREAMARNPNAGVKREIATLTRELKKLMPGSSDAPEDGAPGDDETTMETAAGETPPAASADAAQPAVKKAAVRNTTARKTTRPTGKSKAARQSAKR; via the coding sequence ATGCTGACACCAGCACAACGACATTTTCAGCGGGTCATGGCCGAGCGCCGGGGCCAGGAGGACATCGAAACGGAGGTGTCACGCACCGCCCATGAGCAAATTCTTCACCGCCTGCGCCTGCATCAGGCGGCGCTGAAACAGGTGCAATCTGATGCGACCAAAGCGGAGATGAAAAAAGCCATGCTGCCGGAATACGACGGCTGGATTGATGGCACGCTGGAAGGCGACAGCGGCCGACAGGATGAAGTGATTGTCACCCTGATGGTGTGGGCGATCGACTGCCAAGATAGCGCACTGGCGCTAAAACTGGGGCGTTACGTCGTTGAGCATGGCCTGTCTTTGCCTGCCGACAAGTTCCGCCGTGATGCGGTAACGGTACTGGCTGAGGAAGTGAGCAACCCGGTACTGACACTGGCCGCCACCGACGACCGCGCTGACCTGAGCGGTTACACCGCCGTGCTGGATGAAGTGGCCGCGATTGTGGACGGCAAAGACATGCCGGATGAAGTGCGCGCCAAGCTGTGCAAAGCCCGCGCCTTCTCACGCCGCGCAGCGGTGGATGCACAAACCAAAGCCGATGCGCTGACACTGTTCCGGGAAGCGATGGCCCGCAATCCCAACGCAGGGGTAAAACGGGAAATCGCCACCCTGACGCGGGAGCTGAAAAAGCTCATGCCGGGCAGCAGTGACGCGCCGGAAGACGGTGCGCCCGGCGACGATGAGACGACCATGGAAACAGCCGCCGGGGAGACACCGCCTGCGGCTTCAGCCGACGCCGCGCAGCCAGCGGTAAAAAAAGCCGCCGTGCGTAACACCACGGCGCGGAAAACCACACGGCCGACGGGCAAAAGTAAAGCCGCCCGTCAGTCTGCCAAACGTTAA
- a CDS encoding phage major capsid protein, P2 family, whose translation MENTTRNLFEQYISRQAQLNGVQPNAVAMTFSVEPAIQQRMEQAAQESDDFLEQINVFGVKDQEGQKILIGSKGPIASTNNSSDGTSRRNPTDNHSKEPNSYHCRKVNYDSALSYPQLDAWASRPNFQALISQANARQIGLDRIMIGFNGATYAEKSDRRANPLLQDCGVGWLQKIRNDTAHRIIKNVTLTARDEDNKIVAKGTYGNLDTAVFDAKNSLLDPWHRKAPDLVVIMASDLLTSSNFPRLNALSQSNPNSELIAGQLIISQERVGGLPTFLAPYFPSNAVLITSFKNLSVYYQLGALRRSIVEEPQYNRIATYQSSNDDFVVEDYGKVALIDGIQFAQAAGDSE comes from the coding sequence ATGGAAAACACGACCCGTAATCTTTTTGAACAGTACATTTCACGTCAGGCGCAGCTTAACGGGGTGCAGCCGAATGCCGTGGCGATGACCTTTAGCGTCGAACCGGCCATCCAGCAGCGTATGGAGCAGGCAGCACAGGAAAGCGATGACTTCCTGGAACAGATTAACGTGTTTGGCGTGAAGGATCAGGAAGGTCAGAAAATCCTGATCGGTAGCAAAGGGCCGATTGCCAGCACCAATAACAGCAGCGACGGCACGTCCCGCCGCAATCCGACGGACAACCATTCCAAAGAGCCGAACAGCTACCATTGCCGAAAAGTGAATTACGACTCGGCGCTCAGCTACCCGCAGTTGGACGCCTGGGCATCGCGGCCGAACTTTCAGGCGCTGATCAGCCAAGCGAATGCGCGGCAAATCGGCCTTGACCGCATCATGATCGGTTTCAACGGCGCCACCTATGCCGAGAAATCCGACCGCAGAGCCAATCCGCTGTTGCAGGATTGCGGCGTAGGCTGGCTGCAAAAAATCCGCAATGATACGGCGCACCGCATTATTAAAAACGTCACGCTGACCGCCCGCGACGAAGACAACAAGATTGTCGCCAAAGGCACCTACGGCAACCTCGACACCGCTGTGTTTGACGCCAAAAACAGCCTGCTGGATCCGTGGCACCGGAAAGCGCCGGATCTGGTGGTGATCATGGCATCCGACCTGCTGACGTCCAGCAACTTTCCGCGCCTCAATGCGCTGAGCCAGAGCAACCCCAATAGTGAACTGATCGCCGGTCAGTTGATTATCAGCCAGGAGCGTGTGGGCGGCCTGCCGACCTTCCTGGCACCGTACTTCCCGTCCAACGCGGTGCTGATCACCTCGTTCAAAAATCTGTCGGTTTACTACCAGTTGGGGGCGTTGCGCCGCAGCATCGTCGAGGAGCCGCAGTACAACCGGATTGCCACCTACCAATCGTCCAACGACGACTTTGTGGTGGAGGACTACGGCAAGGTGGCACTGATCGACGGTATTCAGTTCGCACAGGCAGCAGGCGACAGCGAGTAA
- a CDS encoding GPO family capsid scaffolding protein, whose protein sequence is MSGTAKPTRKKFRVAVSGSTVDGREIGRDHLYAMAESYNPQVYGARVNVEHILSPYPGSDFSAMGDVIALSAEDITDGPLKGRAALYAEIEPTERMKQLTGEGKKIYSSIEIDPQFAATGKPYLRGLAMTDTPASLGTDRLKFAAQQRAQVQAFNNLPGEPVMFTEAMEAELVELSEQRSDEGKQWFSRVMGIIGKGRKSEGEQFAQVREAVENVAQSHADLLDSFNTLKTQQQQDNRTIQTLTRELAALTQKLATQDNSYSQRPAASGGNSGAQLADF, encoded by the coding sequence ATGAGCGGTACAGCTAAACCGACCCGCAAAAAATTCCGGGTTGCCGTCTCCGGTTCCACCGTTGACGGGCGTGAAATCGGACGCGACCACCTCTATGCAATGGCGGAAAGCTACAACCCGCAGGTATACGGTGCCCGCGTTAACGTTGAGCACATTCTTTCCCCCTATCCGGGCAGTGATTTCAGTGCGATGGGTGATGTTATTGCGCTGAGCGCGGAAGACATTACCGACGGCCCGCTAAAAGGCCGTGCCGCGTTGTATGCGGAAATCGAACCCACCGAGCGAATGAAGCAGCTCACCGGCGAAGGGAAGAAGATTTATTCCAGTATCGAAATCGATCCGCAGTTTGCCGCGACCGGCAAACCGTATCTGCGCGGCCTGGCGATGACGGATACCCCGGCCAGCCTGGGCACAGATCGCCTGAAATTCGCAGCACAGCAACGGGCACAGGTGCAGGCATTCAACAATCTGCCCGGTGAGCCGGTCATGTTCACCGAAGCGATGGAAGCGGAGCTGGTCGAGCTGTCCGAACAGCGCAGCGACGAGGGGAAGCAATGGTTTTCCCGCGTGATGGGGATTATCGGCAAAGGCCGTAAATCGGAAGGTGAACAGTTCGCCCAGGTGCGTGAGGCGGTGGAGAACGTCGCCCAGTCCCATGCTGACCTGCTGGACAGTTTCAACACGCTGAAAACCCAACAGCAGCAGGACAACCGCACTATCCAGACGTTGACCCGCGAACTGGCCGCACTCACGCAGAAGCTGGCGACGCAGGATAACAGTTACAGCCAGCGTCCGGCGGCCAGCGGCGGCAACAGCGGCGCACAGCTGGCTGACTTTTAA
- a CDS encoding terminase large subunit domain-containing protein, translating to MIQDAFVRQRAKQLYWQGYPPAEISRLMGINQNTVYAWKKRDEWDETPPIQRVTHSIDARLCQLAQKPTKTGGDLKEMDALTRQLKTLNDGQPGNAAGGKKPRKRKVKNHFTDEQIAALRTNILDSLAWHQNGWYAQQDQRNRMILKSRQIGATWYFAREALLRALRDDVAYPYQRHQIFLSASRRQAHQFRGFIQKVAEEVDVELKGGDKIVLSNGAELHFLGTSAATAQSYTGNLYFDEFFWVSNFANLRKVAGAMATLKGLTRTYFSTPSSETHEAYPFWTGARWNEKRSKAQKVAFDVSWKALNSGLLCPDKTWRQIVTLQDVIDHGWQYTDLEEIRDENSPDEYNNLYGCEFVRDGESAFNLNLLFSCGADGYDEWPDWKPFASRPMADRGIWIGYDANGSSGNGDSGAISVVVPPLVAGGKFRTIETQQIRGLEFEEQAKVIEALTFKYNVQHIAIDGTGIGEAVYQIVKKFFPAAVCFLMSVSSKRALVLKMLQVIRAGRWEYDRSEQALINAFNAVRRVKTPGGIMTYDTDRARGSNHGDLAWATMLAVINEPLGQEQGGGGFAMEF from the coding sequence ATGATTCAGGACGCATTTGTACGGCAGCGAGCAAAACAGCTTTACTGGCAGGGTTACCCGCCAGCGGAAATTTCGCGCCTGATGGGGATTAATCAAAACACGGTGTATGCCTGGAAAAAGCGCGACGAATGGGACGAGACGCCGCCTATCCAGCGCGTAACGCATTCTATTGATGCGCGGCTGTGTCAGTTGGCCCAAAAGCCGACCAAAACCGGCGGCGACCTGAAGGAAATGGACGCGCTGACCCGGCAGTTAAAAACGCTGAACGACGGCCAGCCAGGCAATGCCGCAGGCGGCAAGAAACCCCGCAAGCGCAAGGTGAAAAATCACTTCACTGACGAACAGATTGCCGCGTTGCGAACCAACATTCTCGACTCACTGGCCTGGCATCAAAACGGCTGGTATGCCCAGCAGGATCAACGCAACCGTATGATCCTAAAGTCCCGCCAGATCGGCGCCACCTGGTACTTTGCCCGTGAAGCGTTATTGCGGGCGCTGCGTGATGACGTAGCTTACCCTTATCAGCGCCACCAGATTTTTCTGTCCGCCTCACGTCGGCAGGCGCACCAGTTCCGGGGCTTTATCCAGAAGGTGGCGGAAGAGGTGGACGTCGAACTAAAAGGCGGTGACAAGATAGTCCTGAGCAACGGGGCCGAGCTGCATTTTCTGGGGACGTCTGCCGCGACGGCACAGTCTTACACCGGCAACCTGTATTTCGATGAGTTTTTCTGGGTCAGTAACTTTGCCAACCTGCGCAAGGTGGCCGGGGCGATGGCGACCCTGAAAGGGCTGACGCGCACCTACTTTTCCACCCCGTCGAGCGAAACCCATGAAGCGTACCCGTTCTGGACAGGCGCACGCTGGAATGAGAAGCGCAGCAAGGCACAAAAGGTCGCGTTTGATGTGTCATGGAAAGCGCTCAATAGCGGTTTGCTATGTCCGGATAAAACCTGGCGTCAGATTGTGACGCTACAGGACGTCATCGATCACGGCTGGCAATACACCGACCTGGAAGAAATCCGCGACGAAAACAGCCCGGATGAATACAACAACCTGTACGGCTGTGAGTTCGTCCGCGATGGTGAGTCCGCCTTTAACCTCAACCTGTTATTTAGCTGCGGCGCCGACGGTTACGACGAGTGGCCGGACTGGAAGCCCTTTGCATCGCGCCCAATGGCCGATCGCGGCATCTGGATTGGCTATGACGCCAACGGCAGCAGCGGCAACGGCGACAGCGGGGCGATCTCGGTGGTGGTACCGCCACTGGTGGCGGGCGGCAAATTCCGCACCATCGAAACCCAGCAGATACGCGGCCTGGAGTTTGAAGAACAGGCGAAAGTGATCGAAGCGCTGACCTTCAAATACAACGTGCAGCATATCGCCATTGATGGCACCGGCATCGGCGAAGCGGTCTACCAGATTGTGAAGAAATTCTTCCCGGCGGCGGTGTGCTTCCTGATGTCGGTGTCATCCAAACGCGCCTTAGTGCTGAAAATGCTTCAGGTCATTCGTGCCGGTCGCTGGGAATACGACCGCAGCGAGCAGGCGCTGATCAATGCGTTCAACGCCGTGCGGCGCGTCAAGACGCCGGGCGGCATCATGACTTACGACACCGACCGCGCACGCGGCTCTAATCATGGCGATCTGGCCTGGGCAACCATGCTGGCCGTCATCAATGAACCACTCGGCCAGGAGCAAGGCGGCGGTGGCTTTGCGATGGAGTTCTGA
- a CDS encoding phage portal protein has protein sequence MKRKYKPGARPAMTPGQPDMAATLKSDPGLSAFTFDGPYPVRDGHDLLDNMYCADNGRYYDTPVDWYGLARAFGSASWHQSALYFKRNALTGCFIPHPLLSRQAFSAFVLDWFVFGNGYLERRVNRLGSVLSLRHVPAKYTRRGSDLNTYWFIRQWKDEHAFDTDSVCHVINPDINQEIYGMPEYMGALLSASLSHSADMFRKLYYDNGSHAGCIIYIGASQVDTESMDNVKKTLKEARGKGAFKNLLLHAPGGGEKGVQIIPFSQISAKDEFLNIKSVTRDDILAAHRVPPQLMGAMPEGNGSFGDVEKAARVFAINELMPVMEALKHVNDWLGMEVIRFNPYALLKAE, from the coding sequence ATGAAAAGAAAATATAAACCCGGCGCCCGTCCGGCAATGACGCCTGGTCAGCCGGATATGGCCGCCACTCTGAAAAGCGATCCGGGGCTGAGCGCGTTTACCTTTGACGGCCCTTATCCGGTCAGGGACGGCCACGACCTGCTGGATAACATGTATTGCGCCGATAATGGCCGTTATTACGACACCCCGGTGGACTGGTACGGGCTGGCTCGCGCGTTTGGTAGTGCGTCATGGCACCAGTCCGCGCTGTACTTCAAACGGAATGCGCTGACCGGGTGCTTTATCCCGCACCCGTTATTGTCGCGTCAGGCGTTCTCCGCCTTCGTGCTCGACTGGTTTGTTTTCGGCAACGGTTATCTTGAACGCCGGGTCAACCGGCTGGGCAGCGTGTTGTCCCTGCGCCACGTTCCGGCAAAGTACACCCGGCGCGGCAGCGACCTGAATACCTATTGGTTTATCCGGCAGTGGAAGGATGAACACGCGTTTGATACCGACAGCGTGTGCCACGTCATCAACCCGGATATTAACCAAGAGATCTACGGTATGCCGGAGTACATGGGCGCGCTGCTGTCGGCCAGCCTGTCGCACTCCGCCGATATGTTCCGCAAGCTCTACTATGACAACGGCTCGCACGCCGGGTGCATTATCTACATCGGCGCATCCCAGGTGGATACCGAAAGCATGGATAACGTGAAAAAAACGCTGAAGGAAGCACGCGGCAAAGGCGCGTTTAAAAACCTGCTGTTACACGCGCCGGGCGGCGGTGAAAAAGGGGTACAGATTATTCCCTTCAGCCAGATATCCGCCAAAGATGAATTCCTGAATATCAAATCAGTGACGCGCGATGACATTCTGGCAGCGCACCGCGTACCGCCGCAACTGATGGGCGCCATGCCGGAAGGCAACGGTTCTTTTGGCGATGTGGAGAAAGCCGCGCGGGTGTTCGCCATCAACGAACTGATGCCGGTGATGGAAGCGCTGAAGCATGTGAATGACTGGCTGGGGATGGAGGTGATCCGCTTCAACCCTTACGCCCTGTTGAAAGCCGAGTGA
- a CDS encoding helix-turn-helix domain-containing protein has product MFNGSNLRLARLYHELSLEQVAERVDKTRQYIQRLESGSAVPTPDLANKLAAVLLVMPEFFEVQEQSPVNEEIVHFRKRSSTRMATKWATLAKAELYRRLIEVFDEYLNLPAVRFPEMRVHTQEDIEKAAEKCRTDWGLGFGPIDNMTRLAEKLGAFVTSFDSVSDDVDALSVPLSRPFIVRNTAKKSPCRQRFDIAHEVAHLILHEGISTGDRVTESQANRFASALLLPRSAMAKYFPRPIGGRIDWQGLSQFKLTWKVSKAAIIYRAHQLSLLTDAQYKTAFFGLKRKGEAIDEKEDYLIPNEKPELFHKALRFLLTDLSVDIESLAQRLCITPAMLAGLASDNTLDFVPEITTENVVSMSAYRMRTA; this is encoded by the coding sequence GTGTTTAACGGTTCTAATTTGCGATTGGCTCGTCTGTATCACGAGTTATCACTGGAGCAAGTAGCTGAGCGGGTCGATAAGACCCGCCAGTATATTCAGCGGCTGGAATCCGGCTCTGCTGTGCCTACTCCTGATCTTGCGAATAAATTAGCTGCCGTCTTGCTGGTCATGCCCGAATTTTTCGAAGTGCAGGAGCAGTCTCCAGTGAATGAAGAGATCGTTCACTTCCGCAAACGTAGTTCTACACGCATGGCTACTAAGTGGGCGACGCTTGCTAAAGCTGAATTGTATCGCCGTCTAATTGAAGTTTTCGATGAGTATTTAAACTTGCCAGCAGTCAGGTTTCCTGAAATGAGGGTGCATACTCAAGAGGACATAGAGAAGGCGGCTGAAAAATGCCGTACTGATTGGGGGTTAGGCTTTGGGCCGATCGATAATATGACCCGCCTTGCTGAAAAGTTGGGGGCGTTTGTTACATCTTTCGATTCTGTTTCTGATGATGTGGACGCGCTGTCTGTTCCTTTGAGTCGCCCATTTATCGTTAGGAACACGGCTAAAAAGTCACCGTGTCGTCAGCGTTTTGATATTGCCCACGAAGTTGCACATTTGATTTTGCATGAAGGTATTTCGACGGGGGACAGGGTAACGGAATCGCAAGCAAACCGATTTGCTTCCGCCTTGCTTCTGCCTCGCTCGGCGATGGCAAAGTATTTTCCTCGCCCAATAGGTGGACGTATCGACTGGCAAGGCCTTAGCCAGTTTAAATTGACGTGGAAAGTGAGTAAAGCAGCAATAATTTACAGGGCGCATCAGCTTTCTCTCTTAACTGATGCTCAGTATAAAACGGCATTTTTTGGTCTGAAACGTAAGGGGGAAGCTATTGATGAAAAAGAGGATTATTTAATCCCAAATGAAAAGCCAGAGCTTTTTCATAAGGCATTGAGGTTTCTTCTAACGGATCTGTCAGTTGATATTGAATCTTTAGCGCAGCGTTTATGCATCACTCCAGCCATGCTAGCGGGGTTAGCAAGCGATAATACTTTAGATTTTGTACCTGAAATCACGACAGAAAATGTTGTGTCTATGTCTGCTTATCGCATGAGAACTGCCTAG
- a CDS encoding replication endonuclease yields MTDLQILEHNGVYHAVREWQREQFSPGEPAGLSYVERSLWHLNKVDHEWRQQYLAGMPDYLAKYFGQRYEKLFKSDEHKGRRRANTFLLRTLGKSVLPRLRTVTERYQTQQRAAGDLPFPFGDDLEKLPVYDRDNIRALSQRVADFMAASLRDYTENRIRNTGSLTDRHITLLSFRHLGLLTLQAGTQPAYWAQFTKGRHPLSTEKAESGLLRMMSPEWWRARLKRRRDIQREHMAIAVGQVQKAASPYVSRSTLDEWKEQKRRNREFFKAFDLEDEEGNRVSMDDKVNASNANPAIRRCELMVRMRGFEDLAQEMGCAGEFYTITAPSRYHAVHSGGGFVEQWSGASPRDTQKCLCGVWARIRAELSREEISVFGFRVVEPHHDGTPHWHLLLFMRPEHIEQVRDIMAYHARREDADELNSEKAQKARFHYEPIDPEKGSATGYIAKYISKNIDGYALDGEADEETGENLRDMAKAVSAWASRWRIRQFQQIGGAPVTVYRELRRLGDKQLDNAAMDAVLAAADVGDWAAYTQAQGGPLVSRDALVVRLSYEITERANQYAEDVQKVQGVYSPLLGERSAIVTRTVQWRIVPKQAAASAGAGVSGGPAAAWSSVNNCTPGLRRRLSELLRLRGFPPDPGLVDVLIRGCSLAISEGRALKMVNGRLEEVGQTGDCELWPGWNWG; encoded by the coding sequence GTGACTGATTTACAGATTCTGGAGCATAACGGCGTGTATCACGCTGTCAGGGAATGGCAGCGTGAACAGTTTTCCCCCGGCGAGCCTGCAGGGCTGAGCTATGTTGAACGCAGCCTCTGGCACCTGAATAAGGTCGATCATGAATGGCGTCAGCAGTATCTGGCCGGAATGCCGGATTATCTGGCGAAGTATTTCGGCCAGCGTTATGAAAAGCTGTTTAAATCCGATGAGCACAAGGGGCGCCGCCGGGCCAATACGTTTTTACTCCGTACCCTGGGGAAAAGCGTATTGCCACGCCTGCGCACCGTTACCGAACGATACCAGACGCAACAACGTGCTGCGGGAGATCTGCCGTTCCCGTTCGGTGATGATCTGGAAAAGCTGCCGGTTTATGACCGTGACAACATCCGCGCCTTATCGCAACGAGTGGCCGATTTCATGGCAGCATCGTTGCGCGACTACACCGAAAACCGCATCAGAAACACTGGGAGCCTGACTGACAGGCATATCACCCTGCTGTCATTCCGTCACCTTGGCCTGCTGACCTTGCAGGCCGGAACGCAGCCGGCTTACTGGGCGCAATTCACCAAAGGCCGCCACCCGTTATCGACCGAAAAAGCCGAATCCGGCCTGTTACGCATGATGTCACCGGAGTGGTGGCGGGCACGGCTAAAACGCCGCCGCGATATTCAGCGGGAGCATATGGCGATTGCGGTCGGCCAGGTACAAAAAGCGGCGTCACCCTATGTCTCGCGCTCCACGCTGGATGAATGGAAAGAGCAGAAACGGCGTAACCGGGAGTTTTTCAAGGCGTTTGATCTGGAAGATGAAGAGGGTAACCGTGTCTCTATGGATGACAAGGTTAACGCCAGCAACGCCAACCCGGCGATCCGCCGTTGTGAGCTGATGGTGAGAATGCGCGGCTTTGAGGATCTGGCGCAGGAAATGGGCTGTGCCGGGGAGTTTTACACCATCACCGCGCCGTCACGGTATCACGCAGTACACAGCGGCGGCGGGTTCGTCGAACAGTGGAGCGGTGCCAGCCCACGCGACACACAGAAATGCCTGTGCGGTGTGTGGGCGCGTATCCGGGCGGAGCTGTCACGCGAAGAGATTAGCGTGTTTGGCTTTCGGGTCGTCGAGCCGCATCACGATGGCACGCCGCACTGGCATTTGTTGTTGTTCATGCGCCCGGAGCACATCGAACAGGTACGCGACATCATGGCGTATCACGCCCGCCGGGAAGATGCCGATGAGCTGAACAGTGAAAAGGCGCAAAAAGCCCGCTTTCATTATGAACCGATTGACCCGGAAAAAGGCAGCGCCACGGGTTATATCGCCAAGTACATCAGCAAGAATATTGATGGCTACGCACTGGATGGCGAGGCCGACGAGGAAACCGGGGAAAACCTGCGCGACATGGCAAAGGCGGTATCTGCCTGGGCGTCGCGCTGGCGTATCCGGCAGTTTCAGCAAATCGGCGGTGCGCCGGTAACGGTTTACCGCGAGCTGCGACGCCTGGGTGATAAGCAACTGGATAACGCGGCGATGGATGCGGTGCTGGCGGCAGCAGATGTGGGCGACTGGGCCGCATACACCCAAGCGCAGGGTGGCCCTCTTGTGTCGCGTGACGCACTTGTTGTGCGGTTGTCCTATGAGATTACGGAACGTGCGAACCAGTATGCCGAAGACGTACAAAAGGTTCAGGGGGTGTATTCGCCATTACTGGGGGAGCGCTCCGCGATCGTCACCCGAACGGTGCAATGGAGGATTGTCCCGAAACAGGCCGCCGCGTCAGCGGGGGCCGGGGTTTCTGGCGGCCCCGCCGCAGCTTGGAGTTCTGTCAATAACTGTACGCCGGGCCTACGGCGGCGATTATCGGAACTGTTGCGCTTACGCGGTTTTCCGCCTGATCCGGGGCTGGTCGATGTGCTGATTCGTGGCTGCAGTCTGGCAATAAGCGAGGGCAGGGCGCTGAAAATGGTTAACGGCAGGCTGGAGGAAGTAGGCCAGACAGGGGATTGCGAGCTGTGGCCGGGGTGGAACTGGGGATAA
- a CDS encoding phosphoadenosine phosphosulfate reductase domain-containing protein — MIDSRCFQNDTINVISVSGGKDSLAQWLLAIEHGVQHTAVFADTGHEHPQTIEYLGYLESKLGPIKRVKADFSRQIEQKRKFITNNWYQGLITDLMVDRFEGRWALASGFRVQKIMLDEDDDTYFDEYLLYPNGRRERFVWPESVPDDRYNTAVLNGFQWIPSVKGLNQQDAEVEAAARVKSALDNLRPTGNPFLDLCMLKGRFPSTKARFCTFELKHEPVRTQVVLPALDEYDEVISWQGVRAQESPARAGLPVWEEDADNTPGLHVYRPILEWKHEDVFAIAKRHGIKPNPLYQQGCSRVGCMPCIHARKSELAEIFSRWPEEIKRVAEWERLVAACSRRGNSTFFPSTHDPRRAEQRIDIITVDEYGIESYRDWAMTTRGGAQFDLLAEANDKSVCSSVYAGVCE; from the coding sequence ATGATTGATTCCCGTTGCTTTCAGAACGACACCATCAACGTTATCAGCGTGTCTGGCGGAAAAGACAGCTTGGCTCAGTGGCTTCTGGCCATTGAACACGGAGTGCAGCACACCGCTGTCTTTGCTGATACAGGGCATGAGCACCCGCAGACAATTGAGTATCTGGGCTATCTGGAAAGCAAATTAGGCCCAATCAAACGAGTAAAGGCTGATTTTTCAAGACAGATAGAGCAGAAAAGAAAATTTATTACGAATAACTGGTATCAGGGGCTGATCACTGACCTGATGGTGGATAGATTCGAGGGTCGCTGGGCGCTGGCATCCGGTTTCCGTGTCCAGAAAATAATGTTAGATGAGGACGATGATACTTATTTTGATGAGTATCTTTTATACCCTAATGGTAGGCGGGAGCGTTTTGTATGGCCTGAATCTGTGCCTGATGATCGTTATAACACTGCTGTCTTAAATGGGTTTCAGTGGATTCCATCTGTAAAGGGTCTGAACCAGCAAGATGCTGAGGTTGAGGCTGCTGCTAGGGTTAAGTCAGCTCTTGATAATCTCCGGCCAACTGGCAATCCATTCCTCGATCTTTGCATGTTGAAGGGTAGATTCCCCAGCACTAAAGCTCGATTTTGCACCTTCGAACTTAAGCACGAACCTGTGCGTACTCAGGTAGTTCTACCTGCGCTTGATGAATATGACGAGGTAATAAGCTGGCAGGGGGTTCGCGCTCAAGAGTCACCCGCCCGGGCCGGTTTGCCAGTATGGGAAGAAGATGCGGATAACACTCCCGGTTTGCATGTTTATCGCCCGATCCTTGAATGGAAACATGAAGATGTCTTCGCCATTGCTAAACGTCATGGGATTAAGCCTAACCCGCTATATCAACAAGGCTGTAGCCGGGTTGGGTGTATGCCGTGTATCCATGCCCGTAAGTCTGAATTGGCGGAAATATTCAGCCGCTGGCCTGAAGAAATAAAGCGTGTTGCTGAGTGGGAAAGACTGGTAGCCGCCTGCTCACGCAGAGGAAATTCAACGTTTTTTCCTTCCACCCATGATCCACGTAGAGCGGAACAGCGGATCGACATAATTACCGTTGATGAATACGGCATTGAGTCTTACCGCGATTGGGCTATGACGACACGCGGGGGGGCGCAATTCGACCTTTTGGCAGAGGCAAACGACAAGTCGGTTTGTAGCAGTGTCTATGCCGGGGTTTGTGAGTGA